The following are encoded in a window of Apteryx mantelli isolate bAptMan1 chromosome 17, bAptMan1.hap1, whole genome shotgun sequence genomic DNA:
- the HSCB gene encoding iron-sulfur cluster co-chaperone protein HscB isoform X2, protein MRAALRQHLCRGRWGCRVSEAAPRPRCVGPGSAAAPRCWSCGSPVPSAGGLPRFCPACRSLQPPGPRPDLFRLMACDRSFRLDEQQLRRRFRSLQRALHPDRFGQRPPKEQYYSEQHSSLINKAYQTLLNPLSRGLYLLELNGIQLAQETDCDADSEFLMEIMEINEKLAEPNNEGNLEEIETLIKVKQEELTKDVTAAFERGKVQYGMLKIKQKAHSTGPPSSM, encoded by the exons ATGCGGGCGGCGCTCAGGCAGCACCTCTGCCGGGGGCGATGGGGCTGCCGCGTCTCcgaggcggccccgcggccgcgctgcgtcgggccgggctccgccgcggcgccgcggtgcTGGAGCTGCGGCAGCCCCGTTCCCAGCGCCGGCGGGCTGCCTCGCTTCTGCCCCGCCTGCCGGTCCCTGCAGCCGCCCGGGCCGCGGCCTGACCTCTTCCGCCTCATGGCCTG TGACCGCTCCTTCCGCCTCGACGAGCAGCAGCTGCGGCGGCGGTTCCGGAGCCTGCAGCGCGCCCTCCACCCCGACCGCTTCGGCCAGAGGCCGCCG AAAGAACAGTACTACTCGGAGCAGCACTCTTCCTTGATTAACAAAGCCTACCAAACCCTCCTGAATCCTTTGAGCCGTGGCCTATATCTA CTGGAGCTGAATGGAATACAGCTGGCACAAGAGACAGACTGTGATGCTGATTCGGAGTTTCTCATGGAAATCATGGAAATTAATGAGAAGTTAGCAGAGCCTAATAATGAGGGTAACCTTGAAGAAATTGAAACCTTAATTAAAG TTAAACAAGAAGAACTGACCAAAGATGTGACTGCAGCTTTTGAAAGAG gaaAAGTCCAGTATGGAATGTTGAAGATTAAGCAGAAAGCTCATTCCACAGGCCCTCCAAGCTCTATGTAG
- the CHEK2 gene encoding serine/threonine-protein kinase Chk2 isoform X2: protein MSRETGSEAQQSQGAPQSQSGTSSTSSGSQGTSQSSSSSGTLSSLDTVPTQELPSIPEDQESEELVPQPWGRLFALGKGFSNCDCVNDEYWFGRDKSCDYSFSKLGLSETGFYQNYSKKHFRIFREMGPKNSYVAYIEDHSANGTFINRELIGKGKRLPLTHNSEIALSVQTNKVFVFSDLMVDDQLGFPREFREKYIMSKTLGSGACGEVKLAFEKSTCNKVAVKIINKRKFMASGIREANPAFNINTEIEILKKIDHPCLIKIKNFFEAEDYYIVLELMEGGELYDRVSRPIKMKEATCKLYFYQMLLAVKPENVLLSSSEETCLIKITDFGQSKILGETSLMKTLCGTPTYLAPEVLNSLGTAGYSQAVDCWSLGVILFVCLCGYPPFNEQNTQLSLKDQITRGEYTFISKEWKHVTDMALDLVKKLLVVDPSKRLTTEEALEHPWLQDEDMKSTFQHLLAQASATMNPPQTSKMPTTTRKRLHENEEESGSSKRAVPSTSFQKMRWRDTGIWMKNTAGSNPIQMNRGEKTEEMHVRPLTAFTAGCTCEWSAQPQRMLVLTVAPRTQRGTRSCHLLDKRIVKDSMCLG, encoded by the exons ATGTCTCGGGAGACTGGAAGTGAAGCGCAGCAGTCTCAAGGTGCTCCGCAGTCACAGAGTGGTACCAGCTCCACTTCCAGTGGGTCGCAGGGCACCAGTCAGTCTTCCTCAAGCTCTGGAACCCTCAGTTCTTTGGACACTGTTCCCACTCAGGAGCTCCCATCAATTCCTGAGGATCAGGAATCTGAAGAGCTGGTTCCTCAGCCTTGGGGTCGCCTCTTTGCACTTGGAAAAGGTTTCAGCAATTGTG ACTGCGTGAATGATGAGTACTGGTTTGGAAGAGACAAAAGCTGTGATTATAGTTTTTCTAAACTAGGATTGTCCGAGACTGGCTTTTACCAAAACTATAGCAAGAAGCACTTCCGAATTTTCAGG GAAATGGGTCCAAAAAATTCCTATGTTGCCTACATTGAAGATCACAGTGCAAATGGAACTTTCATTAATAGAGAGCTCATTGGGAAAGGGAAGAGGCTTCCACTGACTCACAACTCTGAAATTGCACTGTCTGTACAGACTAATAAGG TGTTTGTATTTTCTGATCTTATGGTGGATGATCAGTTGGGGTTTCCTAGAGAATTCAGAGAGAAATATATCATGTCAAAGACTTTGGGAAG TGGCGCCTGTGGAGAAGTTAAACTGGCATTTGAGAAAAGCACCTGTAACAAGGTTGCAGTAAAGATAATCAATAAACGGAAGTTTATGGCAAGTGGTATTAGAGAGGCA AACCCAGCTTTTAATATCAACACAGAAATAGAGATTTTGAAGAAAATAGATCAT CCTTGCTTAATCAAGATCAAAAACTTCTTTGAAGCAGAAGATTACTACATTGTTTTGGAACT GATGGAAGGAGGAGAATTGTATGACAGAGTGTCAAGACCAATCAAGATGAAAGAAGCTACTTGCAAGTTGTATTTTTATCAGATGCTGCTGGCTGTAAAA CCGGAGAATGTGCTACTTTCATCTTCTGAAGAAACATGTCTTATAAAG ATTACAGATTTTGGACAATCCAAGATTCTTGGAGAAACTTCTCTTATGAAAACATTATGTGGTACTCCCACATATCTTGCTCCTGAAGTTCTAAATTCACTTGGGACTGCTGGATACAGCCAAGCTGTGGACTGTTGGAGTTTAGGAGTTATTCTTTTTGTATG CTTGTGTGGATATCCACCATTTAATGAGCAGAATACTCAGCTATCTCTGAAAGACCAAATCACCCGTGGAGAATAcacatttatttcaaaagaatGGAAGCATGTAACAGACATGG CTCTGGATCTCGTGAAGAAGCTGCTAGTAGTGGATCCAAGCAAACGTCTGACAACAGAGGAAGCCTTAGAGCATCCCTGGCTTCAG GATGAGGATATGAAGAGTACATTTCAACATTTACTTGCTCAAGCAAGTGCCACTATGAATCCACCACAAACATCAAAAATG CCAACCACAACTAGAAAGCGTCTTCATGAAAATGAGGAAGAATCTGGCTCTTCTAAGCGTGCTGTTCCTTCTACGTCATTTCAGAAAATGAG ATGGAGGGACACGGGCATCTGGATGAAAAATACCGCTGGTTCAAATCCAATCCAGATGAACAGAggtgagaaaacagaagaaatgcatgTACGTCCTCTGACAGCATTCACTGCCGGGTGCACCTGTGAGTGGTCGGCACAACCTCAAAGAATGCTCGTGCTTACCGTGGCTCCTCGGACGCAAAGGGGAACACGTAGCTGCCATTTGCTAGATAAAAGAATCGTAAAGGACTCGATGTGTTTGGGCTAG
- the CHEK2 gene encoding serine/threonine-protein kinase Chk2 isoform X3, producing MSRETGSEAQQSQGAPQSQSGTSSTSSGSQGTSQSSSSSGTLSSLDTVPTQELPSIPEDQESEELVPQPWGRLFALGKGFSNCDCVNDEYWFGRDKSCDYSFSKLGLSETGFYQNYSKKHFRIFREMGPKNSYVAYIEDHSANGTFINRELIGKGKRLPLTHNSEIALSVQTNKVFVFSDLMVDDQLGFPREFREKYIMSKTLGSGACGEVKLAFEKSTCNKVAVKIINKRKFMASGIREANPAFNINTEIEILKKIDHPCLIKIKNFFEAEDYYIVLELMEGGELYDRVSRPIKMKEATCKLYFYQMLLAVKYLHDNGIIHRDLKPENVLLSSSEETCLIKITDFGQSKILGETSLMKTLCGTPTYLAPEVLNSLGTAGYSQAVDCWSLGVILFVCLCGYPPFNEQNTQLSLKDQITRGEYTFISKEWKHVTDMALDLVKKLLVVDPSKRLTTEEALEHPWLQDEDMKSTFQHLLAQASATMNPPQTSKMPTTTRKRLHENEEESGSSKRAVPSTSFQKMRFILKKY from the exons ATGTCTCGGGAGACTGGAAGTGAAGCGCAGCAGTCTCAAGGTGCTCCGCAGTCACAGAGTGGTACCAGCTCCACTTCCAGTGGGTCGCAGGGCACCAGTCAGTCTTCCTCAAGCTCTGGAACCCTCAGTTCTTTGGACACTGTTCCCACTCAGGAGCTCCCATCAATTCCTGAGGATCAGGAATCTGAAGAGCTGGTTCCTCAGCCTTGGGGTCGCCTCTTTGCACTTGGAAAAGGTTTCAGCAATTGTG ACTGCGTGAATGATGAGTACTGGTTTGGAAGAGACAAAAGCTGTGATTATAGTTTTTCTAAACTAGGATTGTCCGAGACTGGCTTTTACCAAAACTATAGCAAGAAGCACTTCCGAATTTTCAGG GAAATGGGTCCAAAAAATTCCTATGTTGCCTACATTGAAGATCACAGTGCAAATGGAACTTTCATTAATAGAGAGCTCATTGGGAAAGGGAAGAGGCTTCCACTGACTCACAACTCTGAAATTGCACTGTCTGTACAGACTAATAAGG TGTTTGTATTTTCTGATCTTATGGTGGATGATCAGTTGGGGTTTCCTAGAGAATTCAGAGAGAAATATATCATGTCAAAGACTTTGGGAAG TGGCGCCTGTGGAGAAGTTAAACTGGCATTTGAGAAAAGCACCTGTAACAAGGTTGCAGTAAAGATAATCAATAAACGGAAGTTTATGGCAAGTGGTATTAGAGAGGCA AACCCAGCTTTTAATATCAACACAGAAATAGAGATTTTGAAGAAAATAGATCAT CCTTGCTTAATCAAGATCAAAAACTTCTTTGAAGCAGAAGATTACTACATTGTTTTGGAACT GATGGAAGGAGGAGAATTGTATGACAGAGTGTCAAGACCAATCAAGATGAAAGAAGCTACTTGCAAGTTGTATTTTTATCAGATGCTGCTGGCTGTAAAA TACCTTCATGATAATGGAATTATTCATCGTGATCTAAAGCCGGAGAATGTGCTACTTTCATCTTCTGAAGAAACATGTCTTATAAAG ATTACAGATTTTGGACAATCCAAGATTCTTGGAGAAACTTCTCTTATGAAAACATTATGTGGTACTCCCACATATCTTGCTCCTGAAGTTCTAAATTCACTTGGGACTGCTGGATACAGCCAAGCTGTGGACTGTTGGAGTTTAGGAGTTATTCTTTTTGTATG CTTGTGTGGATATCCACCATTTAATGAGCAGAATACTCAGCTATCTCTGAAAGACCAAATCACCCGTGGAGAATAcacatttatttcaaaagaatGGAAGCATGTAACAGACATGG CTCTGGATCTCGTGAAGAAGCTGCTAGTAGTGGATCCAAGCAAACGTCTGACAACAGAGGAAGCCTTAGAGCATCCCTGGCTTCAG GATGAGGATATGAAGAGTACATTTCAACATTTACTTGCTCAAGCAAGTGCCACTATGAATCCACCACAAACATCAAAAATG CCAACCACAACTAGAAAGCGTCTTCATGAAAATGAGGAAGAATCTGGCTCTTCTAAGCGTGCTGTTCCTTCTACGTCATTTCAGAAAATGAG ATTCATCCTGAAAAAATATTAG
- the HSCB gene encoding iron-sulfur cluster co-chaperone protein HscB isoform X1, which produces MRAALRQHLCRGRWGCRVSEAAPRPRCVGPGSAAAPRCWSCGSPVPSAGGLPRFCPACRSLQPPGPRPDLFRLMACDRSFRLDEQQLRRRFRSLQRALHPDRFGQRPPKEQYYSEQHSSLINKAYQTLLNPLSRGLYLLELNGIQLAQETDCDADSEFLMEIMEINEKLAEPNNEGNLEEIETLIKVKQEELTKDVTAAFERDDLQEAKKLLAKMKYFANLEDKLKNKKIPS; this is translated from the exons ATGCGGGCGGCGCTCAGGCAGCACCTCTGCCGGGGGCGATGGGGCTGCCGCGTCTCcgaggcggccccgcggccgcgctgcgtcgggccgggctccgccgcggcgccgcggtgcTGGAGCTGCGGCAGCCCCGTTCCCAGCGCCGGCGGGCTGCCTCGCTTCTGCCCCGCCTGCCGGTCCCTGCAGCCGCCCGGGCCGCGGCCTGACCTCTTCCGCCTCATGGCCTG TGACCGCTCCTTCCGCCTCGACGAGCAGCAGCTGCGGCGGCGGTTCCGGAGCCTGCAGCGCGCCCTCCACCCCGACCGCTTCGGCCAGAGGCCGCCG AAAGAACAGTACTACTCGGAGCAGCACTCTTCCTTGATTAACAAAGCCTACCAAACCCTCCTGAATCCTTTGAGCCGTGGCCTATATCTA CTGGAGCTGAATGGAATACAGCTGGCACAAGAGACAGACTGTGATGCTGATTCGGAGTTTCTCATGGAAATCATGGAAATTAATGAGAAGTTAGCAGAGCCTAATAATGAGGGTAACCTTGAAGAAATTGAAACCTTAATTAAAG TTAAACAAGAAGAACTGACCAAAGATGTGACTGCAGCTTTTGAAAGAG atgatCTTCAAGAAGCTAAGAAGCTTCTagccaaaatgaaatattttgcaaactTAGAGGATAAACTAAAGAACAAGAAGATCCCTTCCTGA
- the CHEK2 gene encoding serine/threonine-protein kinase Chk2 isoform X1, with product MSRETGSEAQQSQGAPQSQSGTSSTSSGSQGTSQSSSSSGTLSSLDTVPTQELPSIPEDQESEELVPQPWGRLFALGKGFSNCDCVNDEYWFGRDKSCDYSFSKLGLSETGFYQNYSKKHFRIFREMGPKNSYVAYIEDHSANGTFINRELIGKGKRLPLTHNSEIALSVQTNKVFVFSDLMVDDQLGFPREFREKYIMSKTLGSGACGEVKLAFEKSTCNKVAVKIINKRKFMASGIREANPAFNINTEIEILKKIDHPCLIKIKNFFEAEDYYIVLELMEGGELYDRVSRPIKMKEATCKLYFYQMLLAVKYLHDNGIIHRDLKPENVLLSSSEETCLIKITDFGQSKILGETSLMKTLCGTPTYLAPEVLNSLGTAGYSQAVDCWSLGVILFVCLCGYPPFNEQNTQLSLKDQITRGEYTFISKEWKHVTDMALDLVKKLLVVDPSKRLTTEEALEHPWLQDEDMKSTFQHLLAQASATMNPPQTSKMPTTTRKRLHENEEESGSSKRAVPSTSFQKMRWRDTGIWMKNTAGSNPIQMNRGEKTEEMHVRPLTAFTAGCTCEWSAQPQRMLVLTVAPRTQRGTRSCHLLDKRIVKDSMCLG from the exons ATGTCTCGGGAGACTGGAAGTGAAGCGCAGCAGTCTCAAGGTGCTCCGCAGTCACAGAGTGGTACCAGCTCCACTTCCAGTGGGTCGCAGGGCACCAGTCAGTCTTCCTCAAGCTCTGGAACCCTCAGTTCTTTGGACACTGTTCCCACTCAGGAGCTCCCATCAATTCCTGAGGATCAGGAATCTGAAGAGCTGGTTCCTCAGCCTTGGGGTCGCCTCTTTGCACTTGGAAAAGGTTTCAGCAATTGTG ACTGCGTGAATGATGAGTACTGGTTTGGAAGAGACAAAAGCTGTGATTATAGTTTTTCTAAACTAGGATTGTCCGAGACTGGCTTTTACCAAAACTATAGCAAGAAGCACTTCCGAATTTTCAGG GAAATGGGTCCAAAAAATTCCTATGTTGCCTACATTGAAGATCACAGTGCAAATGGAACTTTCATTAATAGAGAGCTCATTGGGAAAGGGAAGAGGCTTCCACTGACTCACAACTCTGAAATTGCACTGTCTGTACAGACTAATAAGG TGTTTGTATTTTCTGATCTTATGGTGGATGATCAGTTGGGGTTTCCTAGAGAATTCAGAGAGAAATATATCATGTCAAAGACTTTGGGAAG TGGCGCCTGTGGAGAAGTTAAACTGGCATTTGAGAAAAGCACCTGTAACAAGGTTGCAGTAAAGATAATCAATAAACGGAAGTTTATGGCAAGTGGTATTAGAGAGGCA AACCCAGCTTTTAATATCAACACAGAAATAGAGATTTTGAAGAAAATAGATCAT CCTTGCTTAATCAAGATCAAAAACTTCTTTGAAGCAGAAGATTACTACATTGTTTTGGAACT GATGGAAGGAGGAGAATTGTATGACAGAGTGTCAAGACCAATCAAGATGAAAGAAGCTACTTGCAAGTTGTATTTTTATCAGATGCTGCTGGCTGTAAAA TACCTTCATGATAATGGAATTATTCATCGTGATCTAAAGCCGGAGAATGTGCTACTTTCATCTTCTGAAGAAACATGTCTTATAAAG ATTACAGATTTTGGACAATCCAAGATTCTTGGAGAAACTTCTCTTATGAAAACATTATGTGGTACTCCCACATATCTTGCTCCTGAAGTTCTAAATTCACTTGGGACTGCTGGATACAGCCAAGCTGTGGACTGTTGGAGTTTAGGAGTTATTCTTTTTGTATG CTTGTGTGGATATCCACCATTTAATGAGCAGAATACTCAGCTATCTCTGAAAGACCAAATCACCCGTGGAGAATAcacatttatttcaaaagaatGGAAGCATGTAACAGACATGG CTCTGGATCTCGTGAAGAAGCTGCTAGTAGTGGATCCAAGCAAACGTCTGACAACAGAGGAAGCCTTAGAGCATCCCTGGCTTCAG GATGAGGATATGAAGAGTACATTTCAACATTTACTTGCTCAAGCAAGTGCCACTATGAATCCACCACAAACATCAAAAATG CCAACCACAACTAGAAAGCGTCTTCATGAAAATGAGGAAGAATCTGGCTCTTCTAAGCGTGCTGTTCCTTCTACGTCATTTCAGAAAATGAG ATGGAGGGACACGGGCATCTGGATGAAAAATACCGCTGGTTCAAATCCAATCCAGATGAACAGAggtgagaaaacagaagaaatgcatgTACGTCCTCTGACAGCATTCACTGCCGGGTGCACCTGTGAGTGGTCGGCACAACCTCAAAGAATGCTCGTGCTTACCGTGGCTCCTCGGACGCAAAGGGGAACACGTAGCTGCCATTTGCTAGATAAAAGAATCGTAAAGGACTCGATGTGTTTGGGCTAG
- the CHEK2 gene encoding serine/threonine-protein kinase Chk2 isoform X4 has translation MSRETGSEAQQSQGAPQSQSGTSSTSSGSQGTSQSSSSSGTLSSLDTVPTQELPSIPEDQESEELVPQPWGRLFALGKGFSNCDCVNDEYWFGRDKSCDYSFSKLGLSETGFYQNYSKKHFRIFREMGPKNSYVAYIEDHSANGTFINRELIGKGKRLPLTHNSEIALSVQTNKVFVFSDLMVDDQLGFPREFREKYIMSKTLGSGACGEVKLAFEKSTCNKVAVKIINKRKFMASGIREANPAFNINTEIEILKKIDHPCLIKIKNFFEAEDYYIVLELMEGGELYDRVSRPIKMKEATCKLYFYQMLLAVKYLHDNGIIHRDLKPENVLLSSSEETCLIKITDFGQSKILGETSLMKTLCGTPTYLAPEVLNSLGTAGYSQAVDCWSLGVILFVCLCGYPPFNEQNTQLSLKDQITRGEYTFISKEWKHVTDMALDLVKKLLVVDPSKRLTTEEALEHPWLQDEDMKSTFQHLLAQASATMNPPQTSKMPTTTRKRLHENEEESGSSKRAVPSTSFQKMRMD, from the exons ATGTCTCGGGAGACTGGAAGTGAAGCGCAGCAGTCTCAAGGTGCTCCGCAGTCACAGAGTGGTACCAGCTCCACTTCCAGTGGGTCGCAGGGCACCAGTCAGTCTTCCTCAAGCTCTGGAACCCTCAGTTCTTTGGACACTGTTCCCACTCAGGAGCTCCCATCAATTCCTGAGGATCAGGAATCTGAAGAGCTGGTTCCTCAGCCTTGGGGTCGCCTCTTTGCACTTGGAAAAGGTTTCAGCAATTGTG ACTGCGTGAATGATGAGTACTGGTTTGGAAGAGACAAAAGCTGTGATTATAGTTTTTCTAAACTAGGATTGTCCGAGACTGGCTTTTACCAAAACTATAGCAAGAAGCACTTCCGAATTTTCAGG GAAATGGGTCCAAAAAATTCCTATGTTGCCTACATTGAAGATCACAGTGCAAATGGAACTTTCATTAATAGAGAGCTCATTGGGAAAGGGAAGAGGCTTCCACTGACTCACAACTCTGAAATTGCACTGTCTGTACAGACTAATAAGG TGTTTGTATTTTCTGATCTTATGGTGGATGATCAGTTGGGGTTTCCTAGAGAATTCAGAGAGAAATATATCATGTCAAAGACTTTGGGAAG TGGCGCCTGTGGAGAAGTTAAACTGGCATTTGAGAAAAGCACCTGTAACAAGGTTGCAGTAAAGATAATCAATAAACGGAAGTTTATGGCAAGTGGTATTAGAGAGGCA AACCCAGCTTTTAATATCAACACAGAAATAGAGATTTTGAAGAAAATAGATCAT CCTTGCTTAATCAAGATCAAAAACTTCTTTGAAGCAGAAGATTACTACATTGTTTTGGAACT GATGGAAGGAGGAGAATTGTATGACAGAGTGTCAAGACCAATCAAGATGAAAGAAGCTACTTGCAAGTTGTATTTTTATCAGATGCTGCTGGCTGTAAAA TACCTTCATGATAATGGAATTATTCATCGTGATCTAAAGCCGGAGAATGTGCTACTTTCATCTTCTGAAGAAACATGTCTTATAAAG ATTACAGATTTTGGACAATCCAAGATTCTTGGAGAAACTTCTCTTATGAAAACATTATGTGGTACTCCCACATATCTTGCTCCTGAAGTTCTAAATTCACTTGGGACTGCTGGATACAGCCAAGCTGTGGACTGTTGGAGTTTAGGAGTTATTCTTTTTGTATG CTTGTGTGGATATCCACCATTTAATGAGCAGAATACTCAGCTATCTCTGAAAGACCAAATCACCCGTGGAGAATAcacatttatttcaaaagaatGGAAGCATGTAACAGACATGG CTCTGGATCTCGTGAAGAAGCTGCTAGTAGTGGATCCAAGCAAACGTCTGACAACAGAGGAAGCCTTAGAGCATCCCTGGCTTCAG GATGAGGATATGAAGAGTACATTTCAACATTTACTTGCTCAAGCAAGTGCCACTATGAATCCACCACAAACATCAAAAATG CCAACCACAACTAGAAAGCGTCTTCATGAAAATGAGGAAGAATCTGGCTCTTCTAAGCGTGCTGTTCCTTCTACGTCATTTCAGAAAATGAG GATGGATTGA
- the HSCB gene encoding iron-sulfur cluster co-chaperone protein HscB isoform X3: MAKKEQYYSEQHSSLINKAYQTLLNPLSRGLYLLELNGIQLAQETDCDADSEFLMEIMEINEKLAEPNNEGNLEEIETLIKVKQEELTKDVTAAFERDDLQEAKKLLAKMKYFANLEDKLKNKKIPS, translated from the exons ATGGCAAAG AAAGAACAGTACTACTCGGAGCAGCACTCTTCCTTGATTAACAAAGCCTACCAAACCCTCCTGAATCCTTTGAGCCGTGGCCTATATCTA CTGGAGCTGAATGGAATACAGCTGGCACAAGAGACAGACTGTGATGCTGATTCGGAGTTTCTCATGGAAATCATGGAAATTAATGAGAAGTTAGCAGAGCCTAATAATGAGGGTAACCTTGAAGAAATTGAAACCTTAATTAAAG TTAAACAAGAAGAACTGACCAAAGATGTGACTGCAGCTTTTGAAAGAG atgatCTTCAAGAAGCTAAGAAGCTTCTagccaaaatgaaatattttgcaaactTAGAGGATAAACTAAAGAACAAGAAGATCCCTTCCTGA